A window of Agrobacterium tumefaciens contains these coding sequences:
- a CDS encoding ABC transporter permease yields MQQHPLIAILNRLGTFALVMIALSIMIFVLARVVPGDPARMALGPAATQEQVDALRGQMGLDKPLAVQYLDYIGKALHGDLGFSLVSQRPVTTDLAQTVPATVELVLVSVIFMFLVAIPLGVITAHYRDRPLDHIGRILSLTGVTIPSFLFAITLQLLAARFLSGWPIIGRLDHSLGWQGGPTGFILVDGVLAGRFDVVLDALKHLALPAFALSMAGIGQITRITRSSMIENQRKDHVLTLQSFGVPERVIIFRYLLKLSSIAPLTIMGLEFASLIGNAFVIEMVFAWGGFASYGLNAILQKDLNAVTAVVLVAGLFFIVANLIVDVLISIIDPRLRRKEAR; encoded by the coding sequence ATGCAGCAACACCCGCTGATCGCGATTTTGAACAGGCTCGGCACCTTCGCGCTGGTCATGATTGCGCTGTCCATCATGATTTTCGTGCTCGCCCGCGTGGTGCCCGGAGATCCGGCCCGCATGGCGCTGGGGCCGGCGGCAACGCAGGAGCAGGTGGATGCGCTGCGCGGGCAGATGGGCCTCGATAAGCCGCTCGCCGTTCAATATCTCGACTACATCGGCAAGGCGCTGCACGGTGATCTTGGTTTTTCGCTGGTGTCGCAGCGTCCGGTTACGACCGATCTCGCGCAGACCGTTCCCGCCACCGTGGAGCTGGTGCTGGTCTCGGTCATCTTCATGTTCCTCGTCGCCATCCCGCTCGGCGTCATCACGGCGCATTACCGCGACCGGCCGCTGGATCATATCGGCCGCATCCTGTCGCTCACCGGGGTCACGATCCCAAGCTTCCTGTTCGCCATCACGCTGCAATTGCTGGCAGCGCGCTTTCTCTCCGGCTGGCCGATCATCGGAAGGCTCGATCATTCGCTTGGCTGGCAGGGCGGTCCCACCGGTTTCATCCTTGTCGACGGCGTCCTGGCCGGACGTTTCGACGTCGTGCTCGATGCGCTTAAACATCTCGCGCTGCCGGCTTTCGCGCTTTCCATGGCCGGCATCGGCCAGATCACCCGCATCACGCGCTCCTCGATGATCGAGAACCAGCGCAAGGACCATGTGCTGACCCTGCAAAGCTTCGGCGTGCCGGAGCGAGTGATCATCTTCCGTTACCTGCTGAAGCTTTCTTCCATCGCGCCGCTGACGATCATGGGTCTCGAATTCGCGTCGCTGATCGGCAATGCCTTCGTGATCGAGATGGTCTTCGCCTGGGGCGGTTTCGCATCCTACGGGCTCAACGCCATCCTTCAGAAAGACCTCAACGCCGTGACCGCCGTGGTGCTGGTGGCCGGCCTGTTCTTCATCGTTGCGAACCTGATCGTGGATGTTCTGATCTCGATCATCGACCCGCGCCTGCGCCGTAAGGAGGCTCGCTGA
- the ggt gene encoding gamma-glutamyltransferase — protein MKMRILGEAAVALMLSTAIAFAQQASDTVAPEKATDVATARRVESKSFMVAAANPLAAEAGRDVIAAGGNAIDAMVAVQTVLGLVEPQSSGLGGGAFLVYYNAKTGKLTTLDGRETAPMNATPKLFLDDKGQPLKFMDAVIGGSSVGTPGTVRLLEEAHKRYGQAEWASLLKPAEKLAAEGFKVSPRLASLIASEGDRLKKYPEAQSYFFDTSGAALQTGALLKNPAYAETLSALAKGGADAFYKGRIAEEIVKTVHEATDNPGVLSLSDLSNYRVIEREPVCFLYRGLDVCGMGPPSSGAIAIGQMLGLAENFDLKSLGPKNVESWRIIGDAQRLAFADRERYVADTGFVPLPVKGLLDKSYLGERAKLLDGDKALTKDAVKAGEPEWDHALLFGRDAALELPSTSHFVIVDRQGNVVSMTTTIENGFGSRLMTNGFLLNNELTDFSFKTHDGGLPIANRVEPGKRPRSSMAPTIVMKDGKPLLAIGSPGGSQIIGYVAQALIAYVDWGMPVEAIVAQPHLINRFGTYDIEAGTSAEELAGPLKALGYEVKPGEMNSGLHAIEITAQGLAGSADPRREGAVIGGGM, from the coding sequence ATGAAAATGAGAATTCTCGGTGAAGCTGCGGTCGCCTTGATGCTGTCCACCGCAATTGCCTTCGCCCAGCAGGCCTCTGATACGGTGGCACCCGAAAAGGCGACCGACGTTGCGACAGCCAGACGTGTCGAGTCAAAGAGCTTCATGGTCGCAGCGGCCAATCCGCTGGCGGCCGAGGCGGGGCGCGACGTGATCGCCGCAGGCGGCAACGCCATAGATGCGATGGTGGCTGTGCAGACAGTGCTGGGCCTGGTTGAACCTCAGAGTTCCGGGCTCGGCGGGGGTGCCTTCCTCGTCTATTACAATGCGAAAACCGGCAAGCTGACGACGTTGGACGGCCGCGAGACGGCTCCGATGAACGCCACACCAAAGCTCTTCCTGGACGACAAGGGTCAGCCGCTTAAATTCATGGACGCTGTCATCGGCGGTAGCTCCGTTGGAACGCCGGGAACGGTGCGACTGCTCGAGGAAGCCCACAAACGCTATGGACAGGCGGAGTGGGCAAGCCTGCTGAAGCCGGCGGAAAAGCTGGCGGCCGAGGGCTTCAAAGTGTCACCGCGCCTGGCGTCCCTGATCGCCTCCGAGGGCGACCGATTGAAGAAATATCCAGAGGCGCAGTCCTATTTCTTTGACACCTCCGGCGCGGCCCTGCAAACCGGTGCCCTGTTGAAAAACCCTGCCTATGCCGAGACGCTTTCGGCCCTCGCCAAAGGCGGCGCAGACGCCTTTTACAAGGGGAGAATTGCCGAGGAGATCGTCAAGACTGTACACGAGGCCACCGACAATCCCGGCGTGCTGTCGCTTTCCGATCTTTCCAACTATCGCGTCATCGAGCGCGAGCCTGTCTGCTTCCTCTATCGTGGCCTCGATGTTTGCGGCATGGGACCGCCATCGTCAGGCGCCATCGCCATCGGCCAGATGCTCGGCTTGGCGGAAAATTTTGATCTCAAGTCTTTGGGGCCGAAAAACGTCGAAAGCTGGCGCATTATCGGCGACGCGCAACGTCTCGCGTTCGCCGACCGCGAGCGTTACGTCGCTGATACCGGTTTCGTGCCGCTTCCGGTCAAGGGCCTGCTGGACAAGTCGTATCTGGGCGAAAGGGCAAAGCTGCTCGACGGCGACAAGGCACTGACCAAGGATGCAGTCAAGGCCGGCGAGCCTGAATGGGATCACGCGCTGCTTTTCGGCCGGGATGCAGCGCTCGAATTGCCCTCCACCAGCCATTTTGTCATTGTCGACAGGCAGGGCAATGTGGTCTCGATGACGACGACGATCGAAAACGGCTTCGGCTCGCGTCTGATGACGAACGGCTTCCTGCTCAATAACGAGTTGACCGACTTTTCCTTCAAAACCCATGATGGCGGCCTGCCAATCGCCAACCGGGTAGAACCCGGCAAACGGCCGCGCTCCTCCATGGCGCCGACCATCGTGATGAAGGACGGCAAGCCACTGCTCGCCATCGGTTCGCCGGGCGGCAGCCAGATCATCGGCTATGTGGCACAGGCGCTGATCGCGTATGTCGACTGGGGCATGCCGGTCGAAGCGATCGTCGCCCAGCCGCACCTGATCAACCGGTTTGGCACCTACGACATAGAGGCAGGCACCAGCGCGGAAGAACTGGCCGGGCCGCTGAAGGCACTGGGTTACGAAGTGAAACCGGGTGAGATGAATTCCGGTTTGCATGCCATTGAGATCACCGCGCAAGGTTTGGCCGGCAGCGCCGATCCACGGCGCGAGGGGGCGGTTATAGGGGGCGGAATGTGA
- a CDS encoding helix-turn-helix transcriptional regulator, translating into MTLLPRTRLCRRIARQAAGVVFLRAPAGAGKSVLLEMIAKELGATICCTHQPRSDEVADGCLLWDVPVVARAVRMPAGILESVRVLIIACRPDQRVSGLARQILHRGSLTIGPDELALGNDEAESLPFEQRRIALEDFAGWPAFLALARQPDERLCAEYLRENYLTHLSPGQTVELCFWLENPSAEPKAEWRDLLPPFLTGRPEQHPTLIRLLTLAARERLAILQAGSAVVEVASAFERAGNSLAAMAMLLDRGYETHAAQMLERAHGRELIYRSSIDRFREIIMRFSQEMIATNETVLFAVTRALLKQGELQRVRHLVGKSLGSDYLDPLKALARDSRFSFAARTFRLNLMIAEDLTPNDAMITRLGEFMADYPLDDHGKWASYYNALLEFEIRRRNFREAEAAAARALIYLRKMGGQPLLEFFIHLHQIVLRLMSGDVLLARRAAQEARARLEQVPHDAAQEFRMLRLAEACLAYEAGKPRDLLHFVEHEFDHFAAAEIWPSLMQFALFYASQVLIDHFPMTVRAGFLDGLWIHLSEGLQFHAMMEIRTAIAYQNANRWADAAATLSAIRMPMGRNWVESAHEDLSRLTRRDEIAYVMAWLRDAVHLFTPRAYLSRQIDAMIANPKVTNREKVALRIWQGYAAHQRRDNAAARAHILTALESATRLGCRGVLSEERIFLSPLLNNRRIRSFIETSSDVRTALSIFADSVNSPQARALHGGLSQREAQMLQLLAGGMSNKKIAQTLNISEVTVKFHLGNLFRKLDCKRRSEAIRAAKALDWL; encoded by the coding sequence ATGACGCTGTTACCTCGAACCCGCCTTTGCCGTCGCATCGCCCGCCAAGCCGCCGGTGTCGTTTTTCTGCGTGCGCCTGCGGGAGCGGGGAAAAGCGTGCTGCTGGAGATGATCGCGAAGGAACTGGGTGCCACCATATGCTGCACGCACCAGCCGCGAAGCGATGAGGTGGCCGATGGCTGCCTTCTATGGGATGTGCCGGTCGTTGCGCGGGCCGTGCGTATGCCTGCCGGTATTCTGGAATCGGTGCGGGTTTTGATCATTGCCTGTCGTCCCGATCAACGGGTCAGCGGGCTGGCGCGACAGATCCTGCATCGCGGTTCGCTCACCATTGGGCCGGATGAACTGGCACTGGGGAACGATGAAGCCGAAAGCCTGCCGTTCGAACAGCGACGCATCGCCCTTGAGGATTTTGCGGGATGGCCGGCCTTCCTGGCGTTGGCGCGGCAGCCGGATGAAAGGTTGTGTGCAGAGTATCTTAGGGAAAACTATCTGACGCATCTTTCTCCCGGCCAGACGGTCGAGCTCTGCTTCTGGCTCGAAAACCCGTCTGCGGAACCCAAGGCGGAGTGGAGGGATCTGCTCCCACCTTTCCTCACCGGACGTCCAGAGCAACATCCCACGCTCATACGACTTTTGACCTTGGCCGCGCGCGAACGCCTGGCGATTTTGCAGGCCGGCAGCGCCGTGGTGGAGGTTGCGTCCGCTTTTGAAAGGGCAGGGAACTCGCTCGCGGCGATGGCGATGCTGCTCGACCGGGGTTATGAGACCCACGCCGCACAAATGCTTGAACGCGCTCACGGCCGTGAGCTGATCTACCGAAGCAGCATCGACAGGTTTCGCGAGATCATCATGCGGTTTTCACAGGAGATGATTGCGACGAATGAAACCGTGCTGTTTGCCGTGACACGCGCCCTGCTGAAACAGGGGGAATTGCAGCGCGTGCGACATCTCGTCGGCAAAAGCCTTGGATCGGACTATCTCGATCCGTTGAAGGCGCTTGCCAGGGACTCACGATTTTCTTTTGCCGCCCGAACTTTTCGGCTGAACCTGATGATCGCCGAGGACTTGACGCCAAACGACGCGATGATAACGCGTCTCGGCGAGTTCATGGCTGATTATCCGTTGGACGATCACGGAAAGTGGGCGTCCTACTACAATGCGTTGCTCGAATTCGAAATCCGTCGCCGCAATTTTCGCGAGGCGGAGGCGGCTGCCGCCCGCGCGCTCATCTATCTGCGCAAGATGGGCGGCCAGCCTTTGCTCGAATTCTTCATCCATCTGCATCAGATCGTGCTGCGGCTGATGAGCGGTGACGTGCTTCTGGCGCGCCGAGCCGCGCAAGAGGCGCGCGCAAGACTGGAACAGGTGCCACACGATGCCGCCCAGGAGTTCCGGATGTTGCGGCTTGCAGAAGCCTGTCTCGCCTATGAAGCGGGGAAGCCGCGCGATTTGCTGCATTTCGTTGAGCACGAATTCGATCACTTCGCCGCCGCTGAAATCTGGCCAAGCCTGATGCAGTTTGCGTTGTTTTACGCCTCGCAGGTGCTGATCGACCATTTCCCGATGACCGTTCGTGCGGGTTTTCTGGACGGCCTCTGGATTCACCTTTCGGAAGGGCTCCAATTCCACGCGATGATGGAGATCAGAACCGCCATCGCCTACCAGAATGCCAATCGCTGGGCGGATGCTGCCGCCACTCTTTCGGCAATCCGCATGCCGATGGGCCGCAACTGGGTGGAAAGTGCGCATGAGGACCTGTCAAGACTGACGCGCCGCGACGAAATCGCTTACGTCATGGCTTGGCTGCGCGACGCCGTGCATCTTTTCACGCCGCGTGCTTATCTCTCTCGCCAGATAGATGCGATGATCGCCAATCCCAAAGTGACCAATCGGGAAAAAGTGGCACTCAGGATCTGGCAGGGCTACGCCGCCCACCAGCGCCGCGACAATGCTGCCGCCCGCGCGCATATTCTCACAGCTCTAGAATCGGCGACCCGCCTTGGTTGCAGAGGCGTATTGTCAGAGGAGCGCATCTTCCTGTCTCCGCTTTTGAACAATCGTCGCATCAGGAGTTTCATCGAGACCTCTTCCGATGTCCGCACCGCGCTGTCGATATTTGCCGACTCGGTAAACTCCCCACAGGCACGCGCCCTGCATGGCGGGCTTTCCCAGCGGGAAGCGCAGATGCTTCAGCTGCTTGCCGGCGGCATGTCGAACAAGAAGATCGCCCAGACGCTGAACATCTCGGAAGTGACGGTAAAGTTTCACCTGGGGAACCTTTTCCGTAAGCTTGATTGCAAGCGGCGTTCCGAAGCCATTCGTGCAGCAAAGGCTCTGGACTGGCTTTAA
- a CDS encoding protein kinase domain-containing protein yields the protein MNNELAYPEVAARFSDLWRSIRHEGTRERSYQEQQDLINQIRNALDRKLPDISGENPDWIADSFAVNFTAYQSETTLLLQLRHRDLGSLHALKTVPPTRRDDTVLLQRLRDEAEIGLALRHPCLAETSALLRLPDGRPGLLQPWFAHSLASIISAQPIAASQAIVILRRVLQALSAVHASGYVHCDVTPANILLSDGKFETARLSDFGIALQIGGKHAEQGLRFAASAEFAPPEQMQGAPAKPDQDIYAVGRLARRLIATAKAESPQGLEDFAQACCSDDPAFRPQTAMEALQLL from the coding sequence GTGAACAATGAACTTGCTTATCCGGAGGTAGCTGCCCGCTTTTCCGACCTTTGGCGAAGCATCCGCCATGAGGGCACGCGGGAAAGAAGCTACCAGGAGCAGCAGGACCTGATCAACCAGATCCGAAATGCGCTGGATCGAAAATTGCCAGATATTTCTGGCGAAAACCCGGATTGGATTGCGGACAGCTTTGCAGTGAATTTCACCGCTTACCAGAGTGAGACGACACTTTTGCTGCAATTGCGTCACCGCGATCTCGGCTCGCTGCACGCGCTGAAAACCGTGCCGCCCACCCGCAGGGACGACACCGTTCTGCTGCAACGCTTACGGGACGAAGCCGAGATTGGGCTCGCGCTGCGCCATCCCTGCCTTGCGGAGACGTCCGCGCTTTTGCGGTTGCCGGATGGTCGGCCTGGCCTGTTGCAGCCGTGGTTTGCGCACTCACTGGCATCGATCATATCTGCGCAACCGATTGCCGCCTCGCAGGCGATCGTGATCCTTCGTCGCGTGCTGCAAGCGCTGAGTGCAGTACATGCATCTGGATATGTGCACTGCGACGTAACTCCAGCCAATATTCTGCTGTCGGACGGCAAGTTCGAAACGGCAAGACTGAGCGACTTCGGCATCGCCCTTCAAATTGGCGGGAAACACGCGGAACAGGGCCTTCGTTTTGCGGCCTCGGCTGAATTTGCGCCGCCGGAACAGATGCAAGGCGCACCGGCAAAGCCGGATCAGGACATATACGCCGTGGGACGGCTCGCCCGGCGGCTAATCGCCACGGCTAAGGCAGAATCACCGCAAGGCCTCGAAGATTTTGCGCAGGCCTGTTGCAGTGACGATCCTGCCTTTCGTCCACAAACGGCAATGGAAGCGCTACAGCTTCTGTAG
- a CDS encoding polysaccharide biosynthesis/export family protein, with protein MKKLGAILLMALLSACAKPSDGPTAGNIRSATFPRTNEKIPVIELANASATTVSAGSTLNASGPGLTALRNTGYNAQRLRRGDVIDITVLDTGEDGLFSPTQSKTLNLGRFTVDQSGSVNIPFVGKQRVIDSTPEGLQSQVVAGLKGSAVNPQAVVTVVDKPTSAVMLSGAVKNPGKIVLTARQERVLDALNQAGGPTVAAGAATVTVVRGSQRASAPLDRVMREDRQNIRLSPDDQIMIDGDAASYTALGAFKSAGEFQFEAGKLTLAQAVGRAGGLLDDRADARNVYVFRNEIIQVPAARVPGAKGPVATATTMRPVIYHVNMRDASSIALMQLFQMQKGDVLYASNAPLVDSAKLLTVFQKSVPTAAAPLPGGGN; from the coding sequence ATGAAAAAGTTGGGGGCGATTTTGCTGATGGCTCTTTTGAGCGCATGTGCAAAGCCATCTGACGGACCGACCGCAGGTAATATCCGGTCTGCGACGTTCCCTCGAACCAACGAGAAAATTCCCGTCATCGAGCTCGCTAATGCATCGGCAACCACGGTTTCCGCCGGAAGCACGCTGAACGCCTCCGGACCCGGCCTTACCGCGCTTCGCAACACCGGTTACAACGCCCAGAGATTGCGGCGCGGCGACGTGATCGACATTACCGTGCTGGATACTGGAGAAGATGGACTTTTCTCCCCGACACAGAGCAAGACGCTTAATCTCGGCCGCTTTACGGTGGATCAGAGCGGCTCGGTGAATATTCCCTTCGTTGGCAAACAGAGGGTTATTGATTCCACACCCGAAGGGCTGCAATCGCAGGTCGTCGCCGGCCTCAAGGGCTCGGCCGTGAACCCGCAAGCCGTCGTGACTGTCGTCGATAAGCCGACGAGCGCCGTCATGCTCAGTGGTGCGGTGAAAAATCCCGGAAAAATCGTGCTCACCGCCCGGCAGGAGCGGGTGCTCGATGCGCTCAATCAAGCTGGCGGCCCGACTGTCGCTGCAGGCGCTGCCACGGTCACTGTCGTTCGTGGCTCGCAAAGGGCCAGCGCGCCTCTTGACCGCGTCATGCGGGAAGACCGTCAGAATATCCGCCTGTCACCGGATGATCAGATCATGATCGATGGCGACGCGGCGAGCTACACCGCACTCGGCGCTTTCAAGAGTGCCGGTGAATTCCAGTTCGAGGCCGGAAAGCTGACCCTGGCGCAGGCCGTCGGCCGCGCCGGTGGCTTGCTGGATGACCGCGCAGATGCGCGCAATGTCTATGTCTTCCGCAATGAGATTATTCAGGTTCCCGCCGCAAGGGTGCCCGGCGCGAAAGGGCCGGTGGCGACGGCCACGACCATGCGGCCCGTGATCTATCACGTCAACATGCGCGACGCTTCCAGCATCGCCCTCATGCAGCTCTTCCAGATGCAGAAGGGTGATGTGCTTTATGCAAGCAACGCGCCGCTGGTGGATTCGGCCAAGCTGCTGACTGTGTTCCAGAAGAGTGTGCCGACGGCCGCGGCGCCGCTTCCCGGCGGCGGCAACTGA
- the tagF gene encoding type VI secretion system-associated protein TagF produces the protein MADQASRSTQTATESDRIGFFGKVPSHGDFISDGLERELIGTFDGWMRSGMHACADLFTGRWPTIFASSPPIRFIVEHGIWGNCAYVGVLVPSADRVGRKYPLAIIAQLNGFREHPRSLYLDDTWFMAAEALAETSMTGDFDISRFITSIKKLRLPKPREEEDVPEMVRGRIPTSLWWYIDPVSRRARGLKFDGKPKASDFLRLFSDMPGKGDEDHSAPAPAPAPAQAKTKQQMPPVVPAPPPAAEQPSSVTYSYATHAGTRLSLNADALFVSQTPSLFAIADGQGDSHSAAEAARLATSILAETPDAETPEMMAQQIRGKLGTINSLLLSRQTTGPDVRPMASVVIASIISRRLSVLWSGDARAYLLKNGTMHQLSRDHVVVGMKKQLSQCVGLSQQFRPDIVFEEWGLQDRVLLCSYPLVQILRERAIAEIVFNTPIKDCANALVQEALIENARENISAIVIGNRREQ, from the coding sequence ATGGCCGATCAGGCATCAAGGTCCACGCAAACAGCGACGGAAAGCGATCGCATCGGTTTCTTCGGTAAGGTCCCAAGCCATGGCGATTTCATCTCCGATGGGCTCGAGCGGGAATTGATCGGTACCTTTGACGGCTGGATGCGATCCGGCATGCACGCCTGTGCGGATCTGTTTACGGGCCGATGGCCCACAATATTTGCTTCGTCGCCACCCATACGCTTCATCGTTGAGCACGGCATATGGGGAAACTGCGCCTATGTCGGTGTATTGGTTCCGAGTGCGGACCGGGTGGGACGCAAATATCCACTTGCCATCATCGCCCAACTCAATGGCTTCCGCGAACATCCACGAAGCCTCTATCTCGACGACACATGGTTCATGGCCGCAGAGGCGCTGGCCGAGACATCGATGACCGGCGATTTCGACATCTCCCGGTTTATTACATCGATCAAAAAACTACGTCTGCCAAAGCCGCGGGAAGAGGAGGATGTGCCGGAAATGGTGCGCGGGCGTATACCGACGAGCCTCTGGTGGTACATCGATCCCGTCAGCCGTCGTGCCCGCGGCCTCAAATTTGACGGCAAACCCAAAGCCTCCGATTTCCTGCGTCTCTTTAGCGACATGCCGGGAAAGGGCGATGAGGACCATTCAGCGCCAGCGCCAGCGCCAGCGCCGGCGCAAGCGAAAACAAAGCAGCAAATGCCGCCCGTGGTGCCAGCGCCTCCGCCGGCAGCGGAACAGCCGTCATCTGTGACCTACAGCTATGCCACACACGCGGGCACGCGGCTATCGCTGAATGCAGACGCTCTATTCGTTTCCCAGACACCTTCCCTCTTCGCCATAGCGGATGGACAAGGTGATTCACACAGCGCCGCAGAGGCCGCCCGTCTCGCCACGAGTATTCTTGCGGAAACGCCAGATGCCGAAACACCGGAGATGATGGCGCAACAGATCAGGGGAAAACTCGGCACCATCAACAGCCTGCTCCTTTCCCGCCAGACGACCGGTCCCGATGTCAGGCCGATGGCCAGCGTCGTCATAGCCTCGATCATCTCGCGCAGACTGAGCGTCTTGTGGTCTGGTGATGCGCGCGCCTATCTCCTGAAAAACGGCACAATGCACCAGCTTTCGCGCGATCACGTCGTTGTCGGCATGAAAAAGCAACTCTCGCAATGTGTCGGGCTGTCCCAGCAGTTCCGACCGGACATCGTGTTCGAAGAGTGGGGCTTGCAGGACAGGGTCCTGCTGTGCAGTTACCCGCTGGTGCAGATCCTCCGGGAACGCGCAATTGCCGAGATCGTCTTCAACACCCCGATCAAGGATTGCGCCAATGCCCTGGTCCAGGAAGCGCTGATCGAAAACGCCCGCGAGAATATAAGCGCAATTGTGATTGGAAACCGGCGTGAACAATGA